The DNA region AGAACATTAGGCAGTTTTAGCATGGGGGAATAGATAGAAATATTTCGGGCGATCGCCTTGCTGAACCTTTATCTATTCTTAAACCCAATTACGCTGTAGCTTTTACTACATCTTTTTGCGCGCAAGCTTTTAGAACCCAGTCATACCAAGCATCTAAACCTTCTCCTGTTTGTGCGGAAACGGGGATAATTGTAGCCTGGGTATTCATTTGGCGCACATTGTCGATAATATTTTGAACTTTCACATTAAGGTGAGGCACGAGGTCAACTTTTGTAACTAAAAGACAATCTGCCTCTTGAAACATCACTGGATATTTCAGCGGTTTATCTTCTCCTTCCGTTACACTAAGTAATGCAACCTTTGCATGTTCACCTACTTCAAATTCCGCTGGACAAACAAGATTTCCCACATTTTCTACAAGCAATAAATCAAAACTTGATGGCTCATAATCATGTTCGAGACGATGCAAACCACCAGACACCATTTTCGCGTCGAGGTGGCAGGAACGACCTGTATTAATCGGAATTACTGGCACTCCGTATTGACGCAGGCGATCGGCATCTAGCTCAGTGGTCATATCCCCTTCAATGACTGCCATTGTTAGTTTTTCTTGTAATGCAGCGAGGGTCTTTTCCAATAAGACCGTTTTGCCTGCACCGGGACTGCTCATGATGTTGAGGCAGGTTAATTCCCATTTATCAAAATGTTCACGGTTGTGATCAGCGAGATCTTGGTTTGCGTGGAGTAGATTTACGCCGAGGGCAGCATCGAAGGTTTGGTGCATTTTTATTAATGTCTAATGAATATGGTGTGGTGGATATTGATCTGCGAAAAAATCTAAGTCAGAGATTTTGAAGTGGCAGAATATTCGATTCGATCGATTTTTAGTTCGCGTCCAGAGCGAATATCTTCCATCGGTTGGGCACAATCGGGACAGGCATATTGCAAACCAATGGCCGGTTTATATTCCTTTTGGCAAGGATGACAGTAGGCAACGAGGGGAATGTCCTCAATCACGAGTTCCACGCCATCCAGGAATGTATTTTTTGTTTGGGCAGTGAATGCAAATTCTAAGCTGACGGGTTCGACGCAAGTGAATTCGCCGACGATGAGATGGACTTTTTCGATAGTGACTGGTTCGGGTTGTGAAGTTTGCCAATCTTTGATCGTAAGGATCAATGCTTTGGTCATGTCCATTTCG from [Leptolyngbya] sp. PCC 7376 includes:
- the hypB gene encoding hydrogenase nickel incorporation protein HypB is translated as MHQTFDAALGVNLLHANQDLADHNREHFDKWELTCLNIMSSPGAGKTVLLEKTLAALQEKLTMAVIEGDMTTELDADRLRQYGVPVIPINTGRSCHLDAKMVSGGLHRLEHDYEPSSFDLLLVENVGNLVCPAEFEVGEHAKVALLSVTEGEDKPLKYPVMFQEADCLLVTKVDLVPHLNVKVQNIIDNVRQMNTQATIIPVSAQTGEGLDAWYDWVLKACAQKDVVKATA
- the hypA gene encoding hydrogenase maturation nickel metallochaperone HypA, producing the protein MHEMDMTKALILTIKDWQTSQPEPVTIEKVHLIVGEFTCVEPVSLEFAFTAQTKNTFLDGVELVIEDIPLVAYCHPCQKEYKPAIGLQYACPDCAQPMEDIRSGRELKIDRIEYSATSKSLT